A single window of Nicotiana tomentosiformis chromosome 1, ASM39032v3, whole genome shotgun sequence DNA harbors:
- the LOC104108612 gene encoding metacaspase-1-like translates to MSMACQKCRLPLTLPPYSQRLRCECSNLIQLGNSDRSLQVQERGRMSSRMRRFRDKIRRNRSRTKSLSPSPSVSPRLPLIFTKPPPSGKRAFLCGVTYKKEKFRLRGTSHDVNSMRDLLVQKFNFSDESILILAEEEAYNPPTRRNILDAFKWLMADLKSGDSLVFYFSGHGLRQPDFSDDETDGFDETICPLDFRTKGMIIDNAINDILVKPLISGVTLHAIIDSCHSGTVLDLPWVYKENGWADNRPPSGANKSTSGGRAISLSACKDNQLAADTSAFSAEKTMTGAMTCTFIRALRENPDITYQGLLDYMHKAIEKVNNARCPLLKVFQRKIDQEPVLSSSEKFYTNSKFKL, encoded by the exons ATGTCTATGGCATGTCAAAAATGTCGACTGCCATTGACACTGCCACCGTATAGTCAACGACTTCGTTGTGAGTGTAGCAATTTGATTCAACTAGGCAATAGTGATAGGTCATTGCAGGTCCAAGAGCGCGGTAGGATGAGTTCTAGAATGAGAAGATTTCGGGATAAAATTAGGAGAAATAGATCAAGAACGAAGAGTCTATCTCCTTCTCCGAGTGTTAGTCCTCGTTTACCTCTTATTTTTACAAAGCCACCACCAAGTGGGAAGCGCGCATTCCTTTGTGGAGTGACTTACAAGAAGGAGAAGTTCAGGCTCAGAGGAACATCGCATGATGTAAACAGCATGAGGGATTTGTTggtccaaaaatttaacttttcagATGAATCCATTCTCATTCTAGCAG AAGAAGAGGCCTATAATCCTCCAACCAGGAGAAACATTTTAGACGCTTTCAAGTGGCTGATGGCAGACCTTAAATCAGGTGACTCGTTGGTGTTCTACTTCTCAGGACATGGCTTACGACAACCTGATTTTAGCGACGATGAAACAGATGGTTTTGATGAAACAATATGTCCTCTTGACTTTAGGACTAAAGGCATGATCATTGATAATGCCATCAATGATATTCTTGTTAAGCCACTAATTTCTGGTGTTACACTTCATGCTATCATCGACTCTTGTCATAGTGGAACTGTTCTCGACTTACCTTGGGTCTACAAAGA GAATGGATGGGCTGATAACAGACCCCCATCCGGCGCTAATAAGAGCACGAGTGGTGGAAGGGCTATCAGTTTGAGTGCTTGCAAGGATAATCAACTAGCTGCAGATACCTCT GCTTTCTCTGCTGAAAAAACTATGACTGGTGCCATGACTTGCACATTTATTAGAGCTCTCAGGGAAAATCCAGATATAACATACCAAGGGTTACTTGATTATATGCACAAGGCCATCGAAAAGGTCAACAACGCTAGATGTCCGCTGCTGAAGGTATTCCAACGCAAGATAGACCAG GAACCAGTGTTATCATCTTCTGAAAAATTTTACACTAATTCAAAGTTCAAGCTCTAA